A genomic window from Salvia hispanica cultivar TCC Black 2014 chromosome 5, UniMelb_Shisp_WGS_1.0, whole genome shotgun sequence includes:
- the LOC125190746 gene encoding subtilisin-like protease SBT5.4, whose translation MLFGKLMPLFILFAVFHQPALATKKAYVVYMGAHSQGLEATSADLDQITTSHIQSLSSFLGSEEKARDALIHSYQRNINGFSAFLEEEEAAELAKQEGVVSVFLNQGKKLHTTHSWEFLMLENNGVIKPSSIWKKARFGEDTIIANIDTGVWPESKSFSGHGYGPIPSKWKGICQFNRTLCNRKLIGARYFIKGYEAFTKTHDPSMHNARDTEGHGSHTLSTAAGNMVAGANVFGSGNGTAKGGSPRARVAAYKVCWPKVNDSSCFDSDILDAFDAAIDDRVDVISLSVGGIPNDYVVDSIAIGSLHAVAKGIPVVASGGNSGPFPGTVSNVAPWIFTVAASTIDRRLGANVALRNGSLFMGMSLSEALPRTGFYPLISAANAAAANVSADKALLCLEKSLDPAKVAGKIVACLRGENARVAKGIEAARAGAAGMVLCNSVVEGNDLTGDAHLLPAAHINYTDGLVLFAYINTTKNPQALITPPAAVLGVKPSPAMASFSSRGPNIVTPQILKPDVTAPGVNIIAAFTGAGGPTEMPEDHRRTPYYVMSGTSMSCPHVAGVVGLLRTLHPKWSPAAIKSAIMTTSRTRGNTKLPIRDYDNTAEADAFARGSGDIRPNRAADPGLVYDMGPSDYYDFLCGIGYNRSTVRKMAHSGYKCPRNFDVLNLNYPSISVPALDGKVKVTRRLKNVGSPGRYVARVKQPPFFRVSVKPKVLKFHKIGEEKSFTVTIKSKMPATEFSFGGLTWTDGTHYVRSPIVVANAVNIS comes from the exons ATGTTGTTTGGCAAGCTTATGCCacttttcattctttttgCTGTGTTCCACCAACCAGCTTTAGCCACAAAAAAG GCCTATGTTGTCTACATGGGAGCACATTCTCAAGGCCTAGAAGCAACATCAGCTGATCTAGACCAAATTACCACCTCACACATCCAGTCCCTCTCATCATTTCTAGGAAG TGAAGAGAAGGCTAGAGATGCACTAATCCACTCTTATCAAAGGAACATTAATGGCTTTTCTGCTTTTCTCGAAGAGGAAGAAGCTGCAGAGCTTGCGA AGCAAGAGGGAGTGGTGTCTGTGTTCTTGAATCAAGGGAAGAAGCTACACACAACACATTCATGGGAGTTTCTTATGTTGGAAAATAATGGTGTGATTAAACCTTCTTCAATATGGAAGAAAGCCAGATTCGGCGAAGATACGATCATAGCAAATATTGATACAG GTGTTTGGCCTGAATCAAAGAGCTTTAGTGGGCATGGCTATGGCCCCATTCCATCAAAGTGGAAAGGAATCTGTCAGTTTAATCGGACCCTTTGCAATAG GAAGCTGATCGGAGCTCGCTACTTCATCAAAGGCTACGAGGCTTTCACCAAGACGCACGATCCGTCGATGCACAATGCACGCGACACGGAAGGGCATGGGTCCCACACGCTGTCGACCGCTGCCGGCAACATGGTGGCCGGAGCCAATGTTTTCGGGAGCGGAAACGGAACGGCTAAAGGAGGCTCTCCGAGGGCGCGCGTGGCCGCCTACAAGGTTTGCTGGCCTAAGGTCAATGACAGCTCGTGCTTCGACTCCGATATCTTGGACGCTTTTGACGCCGCCATCGATGACCGCGTCGACGTCATCTCTCTCTCCGTCGGCGGCATTCCTAACGACTACGTTGTTGACTCCATCGCTATTGGCTCATTGCACGCCGTTGCCAAGGGAATCCCCGTTGTCGCCTCTGGTGGGAACTCCGGCCCCTTTCCAGGCACCGTTTCAAACGTTGCACCGTGGATTTTCACCGTTGCTGCCAGTACTATTGACCGTCGCTTGGGGGCCAATGTTGCACTGAGAAACGGTTCACTTTTCATG GGTATGAGCCTGAGTGAAGCACTTCCACGCACGGGTTTTTATCCTCTTATCAGTGCTGCTAATGCTGCAGCTGCCAATGTATCTGCAGATAAAGC TTTGCTATGCTTAGAGAAATCACTGGATCCGGCGAAGGTGGCTGGCAAAATAGTGGCGTGTTTAAGGGGTGAGAATGCGAGGGTTGCTAAAGGGATTGAAGCGGCGCGGGCAGGTGCTGCCGGGATGGTTCTGTGCAATAGCGTAGTGGAAGGGAATGACTTGACCGGAGACGCTCATCTTCTTCCTGCAGCTCACATCAACTACACCGATGGCCTTGTTCTTTTTGCTTACATCAATACTACCAA AAATCCACAAGCCCTAATCACACCCCCTGCTGCCGTGCTTGGTGTTAAGCCATCTCCCGCCATGGCCTCTTTCTCTTCCAGAGGCCCCAATATTGTCACTCCACAAATTCTCAAG CCTGATGTAACGGCGCCAGGAGTGAACATAATCGCGGCATTCACTGGGGCAGGGGGGCCCACGGAGATGCCAGAGGACCACCGCAGGACTCCCTACTACGTGATGTCGGGAACCTCGATGTCGTGCCCACACGTGGCCGGGGTGGTCGGCCTGCTGAGGACGCTCCACCCCAAGTGGAGCCCCGCGGCAATCAAATCCGCCATCATGACCACATCTCGGACGAGGGGCAACACAAAGCTCCCCATCCGAGACTACGACAACACCGCGGAGGCCGACGCCTTTGCGCGCGGCTCGGGCGACATTAGGCCGAACCGGGCAGCGGATCCCGGCCTGGTCTACGACATGGGCCCCAGCGACTACTACGACTTCCTCTGCGGCATCGGCTACAACAGGTCCACCGTCCGCAAGATGGCGCATTCAGGCTACAAGTGCCCCCGGAATTTCGACGTCCTGAACCTCAACTACCCTTCCATCTCCGTTCCGGCGCTCGACGGAAAGGTGAAGGTGACGAGGAGATTGAAGAATGTGGGGAGCCCCGGGAGATATGTTGCGCGCGTTAAGCAGCCGCCGTTTTTCAGAGTTTCTGTGAAGCCCAAGGTCCTCAAGTTCCACAAGATCGGTGAGGAGAAGAGCTTTACCGTTACTATCAAATCTAAAATGCCTGCCACGGAGTTCAGCTTCGGCGGGCTGACTTGGACGGACGGGACCCATTACGTCAGGAGTCCGATTGTTGTTGCAAATGCTGTCAACATCTCTTAA
- the LOC125190411 gene encoding E3 ubiquitin-protein ligase RGLG2-like isoform X1, which translates to MDHRNSISTSHGSSSSTISRRYGRILDNYHTLDQVTEALIEFGLESSNLIVGIDFTKSNEWTGRYSFNGRCLHDIRDGLNPYQQAISIIGRTLSPFDEDNLIPCFGFGDVTTHDKDVFSFYEDNRPCNGFEEALSRYRQIVPHVRLSGPTSFAPIIETAIGIVDRSGGQYHVLLIIADGQVTTSVDMQAGQLSPQEQHTVNAIVRASGYPLSIIVVGVGDGPWDKMHEFDDNIPARAFDNIQFVNFTEIMSRNIPQSHKEAEFALAALMEIPLQYRATLELRLLGNTRGHSTTLPLPPPSHSLRSNTARLFSRSNSLSQTFSTNYPPSPVSTSSTSNERRCPVCYDSQRDLALGCGHQTCRDCGEELSQCPLCWTEITTRIRLFE; encoded by the exons ATGGATCATCGGAACTCAATTTCAACCAGCCATGGATCTTCTTCCTCTACAATTTCTAGGAGATATGGAAGAATTCTCGACAACTACCACACTCTCGATCAG GTTACAGAAGCGCTGATTGAATTCGGCCTCGAATCCTCTAATTTGATAGTAGGCATCGACTTCACCAAAAGCAATGAATGGACGGGGAGATATTCCTTCAACGGAAGGTGCCTTCATGACATACGTGATGGCCTTAATCCATACCAGCAAGCCATCTCCATCATTGGAAGGACACTCTCTCCTTTCGATGAGGATAATCTCATCCCGTGTTTTGGCTTTGGCGATG TGACTACACATGATAAAGATGTCTTCAGCTTCTACGAGGACAACAGGCCCTGCAATGGCTTCGAGGAGGCACTCTCTCGTTATAGACAGATCGTTCCACATGTTCGCTTATCAG GACCTACGTCGTTTGCTCCTATAATCGAAACTGCTATAGGGATAGTTGATCGAAGTGGTGGTCAATATCATGTTCTCTTGATCATAGCTGATGGCCAA GTCACAACAAGTGTCGATATGCAAGCTGGACAGCTTAGCCCTCAGGAGCAACACACAGTTAATGCAATAGTGAGAGCAAG TGGATACCCGTTGTCCATTATCGTTGTTGGAGTTGGAGATGGGCCGTGGGATAAGATGCACGAGTTTGACGACAATATCCCAGCCAGAGCCTTTGACAATATACAGTTTGTGAATTTCACAGAAATCATGTCAAGAAACATTCCTCAATCACACAAGGAAGCTGAGTTTGCCCTGGCTGCACTCATGGAAATCCCTTTACAATACAGAGCAACACTCGAACTTCGACTCTTGGG cAACACTAGAGGCCACAGCACAACTCTCCCTTTGCCACCTCCATCGCATAGCTTGAGGTCGAACACTGCTAGATTGTTTTCGCGGTCAAACAGTCTAAGCCAAACATTTTCAACAAACTATCCACCCTCTCCTGTTTCCACTTCAAGCACTTCAAATGAAAGG AGGTGCCCCGTGTGTTATGACAGCCAACGGGATCTTGCACTTGGATGCGGCCATCAG ACGTGCCGTGACTGTGGTGAAGAACTGAGCCAGTGTCCCCTTTGTTGGACAGAGATTACAACCAGAATAAGGCTTTTTGAGTAA
- the LOC125190411 gene encoding E3 ubiquitin-protein ligase RGLG2-like isoform X2, translating to MNGRGDIPSTEGAFMTYVMALIHTSKPSPSLEGHSLLSMRIISSRVLALAMVVTTHDKDVFSFYEDNRPCNGFEEALSRYRQIVPHVRLSGPTSFAPIIETAIGIVDRSGGQYHVLLIIADGQVTTSVDMQAGQLSPQEQHTVNAIVRASGYPLSIIVVGVGDGPWDKMHEFDDNIPARAFDNIQFVNFTEIMSRNIPQSHKEAEFALAALMEIPLQYRATLELRLLGNTRGHSTTLPLPPPSHSLRSNTARLFSRSNSLSQTFSTNYPPSPVSTSSTSNERRCPVCYDSQRDLALGCGHQTCRDCGEELSQCPLCWTEITTRIRLFE from the exons ATGAATGGACGGGGAGATATTCCTTCAACGGAAGGTGCCTTCATGACATACGTGATGGCCTTAATCCATACCAGCAAGCCATCTCCATCATTGGAAGGACACTCTCTCCTTTCGATGAGGATAATCTCATCCCGTGTTTTGGCTTTGGCGATGGTag TGACTACACATGATAAAGATGTCTTCAGCTTCTACGAGGACAACAGGCCCTGCAATGGCTTCGAGGAGGCACTCTCTCGTTATAGACAGATCGTTCCACATGTTCGCTTATCAG GACCTACGTCGTTTGCTCCTATAATCGAAACTGCTATAGGGATAGTTGATCGAAGTGGTGGTCAATATCATGTTCTCTTGATCATAGCTGATGGCCAA GTCACAACAAGTGTCGATATGCAAGCTGGACAGCTTAGCCCTCAGGAGCAACACACAGTTAATGCAATAGTGAGAGCAAG TGGATACCCGTTGTCCATTATCGTTGTTGGAGTTGGAGATGGGCCGTGGGATAAGATGCACGAGTTTGACGACAATATCCCAGCCAGAGCCTTTGACAATATACAGTTTGTGAATTTCACAGAAATCATGTCAAGAAACATTCCTCAATCACACAAGGAAGCTGAGTTTGCCCTGGCTGCACTCATGGAAATCCCTTTACAATACAGAGCAACACTCGAACTTCGACTCTTGGG cAACACTAGAGGCCACAGCACAACTCTCCCTTTGCCACCTCCATCGCATAGCTTGAGGTCGAACACTGCTAGATTGTTTTCGCGGTCAAACAGTCTAAGCCAAACATTTTCAACAAACTATCCACCCTCTCCTGTTTCCACTTCAAGCACTTCAAATGAAAGG AGGTGCCCCGTGTGTTATGACAGCCAACGGGATCTTGCACTTGGATGCGGCCATCAG ACGTGCCGTGACTGTGGTGAAGAACTGAGCCAGTGTCCCCTTTGTTGGACAGAGATTACAACCAGAATAAGGCTTTTTGAGTAA
- the LOC125190339 gene encoding E3 ubiquitin-protein ligase RGLG1-like, protein MGAKMSNGRTPISHRSSPRNTDDAATTPFSTRYGRIPDNYQTIEQVTQALAESGLESSNLIVGIDFTKSNEWTGRDSFDGRCLHHLSDGLNPYQHAISIIGRTLSRFDEDNLIPCFGFGDVTTHDQDVFSFYSDNRPCDGFEEAVSRYREIVPHVRLSGPTSFAPIIETAMGIVDRSGGQYHVLLIIADGQVTRSVDTEVGQLSPQEQSTVNAIVKASEYPLSIIVVGVGDGPWDVMREFDDNIPARAFDNIQFVNFTEIMSRNIPLPQKETEFALAALMEIPLQYRATLELKLLGNQRGHGVTLPLPPPSRNLRSNSDITLSRSSSYSQTFSSRYPPSPVSTSSSSNQRRCPVCFYNKRNLALGCGHQTCHDCGEELSWCPICRTEITTRIKLYD, encoded by the exons ATGGGGGCGAAGATGTCGAATGGACGGACTCCAATCAGCCATAGATCTTCTCCTCGTAACACCGATGATGCTGCAACCACTCCTTTCTCAACGAGATATGGAAGAATTCCCGATAATTATCAAACTATCGAGCAA GTTACGCAAGCGCTTGCTGAATCCGGACTCGAATCCTCTAATCTAATAGTAGGCATCGACTTCACCAAGAGCAACGAATGGACAGGGAGGGATTCCTTCGATGGAAGGTGTCTTCACCACCTCAGCGATGGCTTGAATCCGTACCAGCACGCCATCTCCATCATTGGAAGGACACTCTCACGTTTCGATGAGGATAATCTCATCCCATGTTTTGGCTTTGGCGATG TCACTACTCATGATCAAGATGTGTTCAGCTTCTATTCGGATAACAGGCCTTGTGATGGTTTCGAGGAGGCAGTATCTCGTTACAGAGAGATCGTTCCACATGTTCGGTTATCAG GGCCTACGTCGTTTGCTCCAATAATCGAGACTGCTATGGGAATAGTTGATCGAAGTGGTGGGCAATATCATGTTCTTTTGATCATAGCTGATGGCCAA GTCACAAGAAGCGTAGACACGGAAGTCGGACAGCTAAGTCCACAGGAGCAAAGCACAGTTAATGCAATAGTGAAAGCAAG CGAGTACCCGTTGTCCATTATCGTGGTTGGAGTTGGAGACGGGCCATGGGATGTGATGCGTGAGTTTGATGACAACATCCCAGCCAGAGCCTTTGACAATATACAG TTTGTGAATTTCACAGAAATCATGTCAAGAAATATCCCTCTGCCTCAGAAGGAAACTGAGTTTGCCTTGGCTGCATTGATGGAAATCCCTTTACAATACAGAGCAACTTTGGAACTCAAACTCTTGGG CAACCAGAGAGGACATGGCGTAACCCTCCCGTTGCCACCCCCATCGCGCAACTTGAGGTCAAATAGCGATATAACCTTGAGCCGTTCAAGCAGCTACAGCCAAACCTTTTCAAGTAGATATCCTCCATCTCCTGTTTCCACTTCAAGCTCTTCAAATCAAagg AGGTGTCCCGTTTGTTTCTACAACAAACGAAATCTTGCACTTGGATGTGGACATCAG ACGTGCCATGACTGTGGGGAAGAATTGAGCTGGTGCCCTATTTGTCGGACAGAGATAACAACAAGGATAAAGCTTTATGACTAA